In Pseudoduganella albidiflava, a single window of DNA contains:
- a CDS encoding cobaltochelatase subunit CobN: MSISPLVRALAALLCILACARGQAAVLFAIVTERAAPVAIEAAHRHLALHPQDRIDLRTPAQWMALGERDMARLVGGADTILAVSLFGDPAHRLKTALARHAKPRTAVLAFNGEASLSLMSRDGHGALRDFPPDTLRDLSAENPPPAALRAAQAHPAAPHWLAARRLWQAGGVDNTAALFAHRLHPATPLASAQAEPTLRVRVGRRELADAAAWGRGAQLGLTARPAVVVLDLSNMDAAVPAAVCARIEAGGQPCVQVLTRWGGASREALERLPELVAPARPAALVVLQDFVVGAAEGRKAVAEALKRLDIPVFKGIRLSDRTALQWRLSPDGLPPDSVQYRVALPELQGIGQPIVVAALGQAQRDRLTGIENRPPVMLDAEAARLAARVNRWLALRDKPNRDKRVALIYYNHPPGRQNIGADNLDVPASLFDMLHALKDAGYTMGELPASPEALLDRIMAQGVNLPEDRGALRELAGTVNTVSAADYAAWFAALSPRVQREMTSGLLGRLHADVLDAEKAGEWLLGRKQVDVIVKELQHLVEGADHPRREAAMHDLEALGEGYRACLDVRAARRCAGLDALNRKVAGYGIEGLKGWGAAPGRIMVDQGRMLVPGLVFGNVFIGPQPPRGWEVDEELLHANTSITPPHQYLGFYHWVRDRFRADALVHVGRHSTYEFLPGKAVGLASDDYPSLIAGDLPGIYPYIVDGVGEGTQAKRRGLAVIVDHLTPPLASTPLYDDLLALRQVVESYEAASSESLKTQAARLMRERVVALNLKAELEASMADVLAVRGIGYDAADDDLLAHEIGHYLTKLQEKFMPHGLHIFGRPWRQASIDLMLASMRKGGIDGQEVPAEVAANLVESPRLEMRALLAGLDGRYIEPGKGNDPLRSPEALPTGRNFHAVDGDILPTRLGYQLGADLAGKAIARAGKNVAAGSEGIILWASDAVRDEGVMVAFALAMMGAEPVWNARGIVTDVRLRPGAPRRDALVTTSGLFRDLYPNLIRLIDRAGRLALAASAGTLAAEDPSLRPALEAALAPMNGVAWGDEPVAGNRVAAEWLVRQRALVRAGQPVAEAGRGAAQRVFGDAPGAYGTGVNRLTERSGAWRERDEIGAAYRNRMGHAYGLDGSGEAEHAAFNAALDGIARTYHGRASNLYGLLDNNDAFDYLGGLSLAVEGRTGRVPEALILQHAQPGRADVEPLAAALLGELRGRFLNPAWLKPLMGHGYAGARTMGQEFLENLWGWQVTRPDLVKDWAWDEVKSVYFDDRHGLGLPQFLGQRHNAHVKAHMLAIFMVAAEKGFWKTDPATLRRMGGELARLVAANGLPGSGHAAPDHPMWDWLAPQLDGADARALGVTLARARGDLLPAASEGNGRAFVPAPAAGTRAVTGARAGQHAPPPTQADGAVAAAAGPAPRAYELHEPADAAEPPGITVVRLLALLAAVLSLFAAGMWRGRAVPQPSRSPT, translated from the coding sequence TTGAGCATTTCCCCACTCGTGCGCGCCCTGGCCGCGCTGCTGTGCATCCTGGCCTGCGCGCGCGGCCAGGCCGCCGTGCTGTTCGCCATCGTCACCGAGCGTGCCGCGCCCGTCGCGATCGAGGCGGCGCACCGCCACCTGGCCCTGCATCCGCAAGACCGCATCGACTTGCGCACCCCGGCGCAGTGGATGGCGCTGGGCGAGCGCGACATGGCGCGCCTGGTGGGCGGCGCCGATACCATCCTGGCCGTGTCGCTGTTCGGCGATCCGGCCCATCGCCTGAAGACCGCGCTGGCCCGCCATGCGAAACCGCGCACGGCGGTACTGGCCTTCAACGGCGAGGCCAGCCTCAGCCTGATGAGCCGCGACGGCCATGGCGCGCTGCGCGATTTTCCTCCCGATACACTGCGCGACCTGTCGGCGGAAAACCCGCCGCCCGCCGCGCTGCGGGCCGCACAGGCGCATCCCGCCGCGCCACACTGGCTGGCGGCGCGCCGCCTGTGGCAGGCCGGCGGTGTCGACAATACTGCCGCGCTGTTCGCCCACCGGCTGCACCCGGCCACGCCGCTGGCCAGCGCGCAAGCGGAACCGACGCTGCGCGTGCGCGTGGGCCGGCGCGAACTGGCCGACGCGGCAGCCTGGGGCCGCGGCGCGCAGCTGGGCTTGACGGCGCGGCCGGCCGTGGTGGTGCTGGACCTGTCGAACATGGATGCGGCCGTGCCGGCCGCCGTGTGCGCGCGCATCGAGGCCGGCGGCCAGCCGTGCGTGCAGGTGCTCACGCGCTGGGGCGGCGCTTCCCGCGAGGCGCTGGAACGTTTGCCCGAGCTGGTGGCCCCGGCGCGGCCGGCGGCGCTGGTGGTGCTGCAGGATTTCGTGGTCGGCGCGGCCGAGGGGCGCAAAGCCGTCGCCGAAGCGCTGAAGCGCCTCGATATTCCCGTGTTCAAGGGGATCCGGCTGTCCGACCGCACGGCGCTGCAGTGGCGCCTGTCGCCGGACGGCCTGCCGCCCGATTCGGTGCAGTACCGCGTGGCGCTGCCGGAATTGCAGGGCATCGGCCAGCCGATCGTGGTGGCCGCCCTGGGCCAGGCGCAACGCGACCGGCTGACCGGCATCGAGAACCGTCCGCCGGTCATGCTCGATGCCGAGGCGGCGCGGCTGGCGGCGCGCGTCAACCGCTGGCTGGCGCTGCGCGACAAGCCGAACCGCGACAAGCGCGTGGCGCTGATCTACTACAACCACCCGCCGGGCCGCCAGAATATCGGCGCCGACAACCTGGACGTGCCGGCCTCGCTGTTCGACATGCTCCATGCGCTGAAGGACGCCGGCTATACGATGGGCGAGCTGCCCGCGTCGCCCGAGGCGCTGCTCGACCGGATCATGGCGCAGGGCGTCAACCTGCCGGAAGACCGCGGCGCGCTGCGCGAGCTAGCCGGCACCGTGAACACCGTGAGCGCGGCGGACTATGCGGCATGGTTCGCCGCCCTGTCGCCGCGCGTGCAGCGCGAGATGACCAGCGGCCTGCTGGGCCGGCTGCATGCGGACGTACTGGACGCGGAGAAGGCCGGCGAATGGCTGCTGGGCCGCAAGCAGGTCGACGTGATCGTCAAGGAATTGCAGCATCTCGTGGAAGGCGCCGATCACCCGCGGCGGGAAGCGGCGATGCACGACCTGGAAGCGCTGGGCGAAGGGTACCGCGCCTGCCTCGACGTGCGGGCGGCGCGCCGCTGCGCCGGGCTGGATGCACTCAACCGCAAGGTCGCCGGCTATGGCATCGAGGGCCTGAAAGGGTGGGGCGCCGCGCCCGGCAGGATCATGGTCGACCAGGGCCGCATGCTGGTGCCGGGCCTGGTGTTCGGCAATGTGTTCATCGGCCCGCAGCCGCCGCGCGGCTGGGAAGTGGACGAGGAACTGCTGCATGCGAACACCAGCATCACGCCGCCGCACCAGTACCTCGGCTTCTATCACTGGGTGCGCGACCGTTTCAGGGCCGACGCCCTGGTGCACGTGGGGCGCCACTCCACCTACGAATTCCTGCCCGGGAAGGCGGTGGGCCTGGCCAGCGACGATTACCCGAGCCTGATCGCCGGCGACCTGCCGGGCATCTACCCGTACATCGTCGACGGGGTCGGCGAAGGCACGCAGGCCAAGCGGCGCGGGCTGGCCGTGATCGTCGACCACCTGACGCCGCCGCTGGCCAGCACGCCGCTGTACGACGATCTGCTGGCGCTGCGCCAGGTGGTGGAAAGCTACGAGGCGGCCAGCTCGGAATCGCTGAAGACGCAGGCGGCGCGGCTGATGCGCGAACGCGTGGTGGCGCTGAACCTGAAGGCGGAGCTGGAAGCGTCGATGGCGGACGTGCTGGCGGTGCGCGGCATCGGCTACGACGCGGCGGACGACGACCTGCTGGCCCACGAGATCGGCCACTATCTGACCAAGCTGCAGGAAAAATTCATGCCGCATGGCCTGCACATCTTCGGCCGGCCGTGGCGGCAGGCATCGATCGACCTGATGCTGGCCTCGATGCGGAAGGGCGGCATCGACGGGCAGGAAGTCCCCGCGGAAGTGGCCGCGAACCTGGTCGAGTCGCCGCGCCTGGAAATGCGGGCGCTGCTGGCCGGGCTGGATGGCCGCTACATCGAGCCGGGCAAGGGCAACGATCCGCTGCGCTCCCCGGAGGCGCTGCCGACAGGACGCAATTTCCATGCGGTGGATGGCGATATCCTGCCCACCAGGCTGGGCTACCAGCTGGGCGCGGACCTGGCCGGCAAGGCGATCGCCCGCGCCGGCAAGAACGTGGCAGCCGGCAGCGAAGGCATCATCCTGTGGGCGTCCGACGCGGTCCGCGACGAAGGCGTGATGGTGGCGTTCGCGCTGGCCATGATGGGCGCGGAACCGGTGTGGAATGCGCGGGGCATCGTCACCGACGTGCGCCTCAGGCCGGGCGCGCCGCGCCGCGATGCGCTGGTGACGACGTCCGGCCTGTTCCGCGACCTGTACCCGAACCTGATCCGGCTGATCGACCGCGCCGGGCGGCTGGCGCTGGCGGCATCGGCCGGCACGCTGGCGGCCGAGGACCCGTCGCTGCGGCCGGCGCTGGAAGCCGCGCTGGCACCGATGAACGGCGTGGCCTGGGGCGATGAGCCGGTGGCCGGCAACCGCGTGGCCGCCGAGTGGCTGGTGCGGCAGCGGGCGCTGGTGCGCGCCGGCCAGCCCGTGGCCGAGGCGGGCAGGGGCGCCGCGCAGCGCGTGTTCGGCGATGCGCCGGGCGCCTACGGCACCGGCGTGAATCGCCTGACCGAGCGTTCCGGCGCATGGCGCGAGCGCGACGAGATCGGTGCCGCCTACCGCAACCGGATGGGCCACGCGTATGGCCTCGACGGCAGCGGCGAAGCGGAGCATGCGGCGTTCAACGCGGCGCTGGACGGCATCGCCCGCACCTACCACGGCCGCGCCAGCAACCTGTATGGCCTGCTCGACAACAACGACGCGTTCGATTACCTGGGCGGCCTGTCGCTGGCGGTCGAGGGCCGCACCGGCCGCGTGCCCGAGGCGCTGATCCTGCAGCATGCGCAGCCGGGCCGCGCCGATGTCGAGCCCTTGGCGGCCGCGCTGCTGGGCGAGCTGCGCGGGCGCTTCCTGAACCCGGCCTGGCTCAAGCCGCTGATGGGGCATGGCTATGCGGGGGCGCGCACGATGGGCCAGGAATTCCTGGAAAACCTGTGGGGCTGGCAGGTGACGCGGCCCGACCTGGTGAAGGACTGGGCGTGGGACGAAGTGAAGTCGGTGTATTTCGACGACAGGCATGGCCTGGGCCTGCCGCAATTCCTCGGCCAGCGCCACAACGCACACGTCAAGGCGCACATGCTGGCGATCTTCATGGTCGCTGCCGAAAAGGGTTTCTGGAAAACCGATCCCGCCACGCTGCGGCGGATGGGCGGCGAACTGGCGCGGCTGGTGGCCGCCAACGGCCTGCCCGGCAGTGGCCACGCCGCGCCGGACCATCCGATGTGGGACTGGCTGGCGCCGCAGCTGGACGGCGCCGATGCGCGGGCGCTCGGCGTCACGCTGGCCAGGGCACGCGGCGACCTGCTGCCCGCCGCCAGCGAGGGCAATGGTCGAGCCTTTGTCCCGGCGCCTGCTGCCGGCACGCGGGCAGTCACCGGGGCACGGGCCGGGCAGCATGCGCCGCCGCCCACGCAGGCCGACGGCGCCGTCGCGGCCGCCGCCGGGCCCGCGCCGCGCGCCTATGAACTGCATGAACCCGCCGATGCCGCGGAGCCGCCCGGTATCACCGTGGTCCGGCTGCTGGCACTGCTGGCCGCCGTGCTGTCGCTGTTCGCGGCGGGCATGTGGCGCGGCCGCGCCGTACCTCAACCTTCAAGGAGCCCTACATGA